Proteins from a genomic interval of Rattus norvegicus strain BN/NHsdMcwi chromosome 2, GRCr8, whole genome shotgun sequence:
- the Spopfm2l2 gene encoding RAF domain and POZ/BTB containing protein T2 isoform X1, which translates to MSGDLEAKSCGYTHISVQKFCYEWTISNFSFCMDGIRENVTSPRFSLEASEEMQWCLRIFPNGVDEESKDYLSVYLGLLSCPKSPVWAKVQFWIINAQGEKYLITKMSNVLRFLPNQYWGYKKFILRDFLLSHRHRLLPEDQFTLCCKVSIVERSFSMHGDNMRPAIKDPRQMLVNDIGELWENSLFTDCSLVVAGQEFRSHKAILAACSPVFRAMFEHEMLESLTNRIEIHDIHLQVFKEMMAFIYTGKAPHLHSRSMATGLLAAADKYDLQGLKGMCEDALCRNLSVKNAVPTLILADLHKTEHLKTRAMDFIILHASEVSDTVGWKSMVESHPHLVEEAFYSLSSIQCPGFEPSLEC; encoded by the coding sequence ATGTCAGGGGACCTGGAAGCCAAGAGCTGTGGCTACACACATATCAGTGTTCAGAAGTTCTGCTATGAGTGGACCATTAGCAACTTTTCATTTTGCATGGATGGAATTCGTGAAAATGTTACAAGCCCAAGGTTCTCATTAGAGGCCAGTGAAGAAATGCAATGGTGTTTGAGGATATTCCCAAACGGTgttgatgaagaaagcaaagattaccTGTCTGTTTACCTGGGTTTGCTCAGTTGTCCAAAGAGCCCAGTTTGGGCAAAGGTACAGTTCTGGATCATAAACGCCCAAGGAGAGAAATATCTTATTACAAAAATGTCAAATGTTTTAAGGTTTCTGCCAAATCAATACTGGGGATACAAAAAGTTCATCCTTCgagatttcctcctctcccataggCATCGGCTTCTCCCTGAAGACCAGTTCACCTTGTGCTGCAAGGTGAGCATAGTAGAACGCTCCTTTAGCATGCATGGAGATAACATGAGACCTGCAATCAAGGATCCAAGGCAGATGTTGGTCAACGACATAGGAGAGCTGTGGGAAAATTCCCTCTTCACAGACTGCAGCCTGGTGGTAGCTGGCCAGGAATTCAGATCTCACAAGGCCATTCTAGCAGCTTGctctccagttttcagagccatgtttgaacatgaaatgctAGAGAGCTTAACAAACCGCATTGAGATCCATGACATTCACCTGcaagtctttaaggaaatgatgGCCTTCATTTACACAGGGAAGGCACCACACCTCCACAGCCGCTCAATGGCCACAGGTTTGTTGGCAGCTGCTGACAAGTATGACCTGCAGGGCTTGAAGGGCATGTGTGAGGATGCCTTGTGCAGGAACCTCTCTGTGAAGAATGCTGTACCTactctcatcctggctgacctccacaAAACAGAGCACCTGAAGACTAGGGCCATGGATTTCATTATACTTCATGCTTCTGAAGTCTCTGATACCGTGGGGTGGAAGTCAATGGTGGAGTCACATCCCCACTTGGTGGAGGAAGCATTTTACTCCCTGTCTTCCATACAGTGTCCTGGCTTTGAGCCCTCACTTGAATGCTGA